In Panicum virgatum strain AP13 chromosome 5K, P.virgatum_v5, whole genome shotgun sequence, the genomic window GATATGATGCAGCGTCACTTTGTTTGAAAACCGGAAGTGCTGTAAGCTGAAGAGAAATGCCAGGTGTGTTCAGGATCACCATTTTCAGATATCTCAAAACTTTTGTTCATTTTGTAATTTGTACAGACGAACAGTTGGGGTTAGAACTCTAGGAAGTAGCTTTCACTTAAACTCTTGCCATCTTACACTCCAATGCCAATGCACAAACTTCACACTCTTATCTGGCTTCACAGAGTTATGTTGTGTTTCTGAAGATTGAACAGAGCGTACTACACTGGTGACTGGCCACGCAAAATTATGTTCCACTTTTACTCTCAAACTTCTCAAGTCTCAACTATATTACAGTATGTGAATCCGTACTTTAGATGATCGAATGAACTAAGTTAACAACATCAATCAATTGACAGGAAAAACCCTAATAATTGTGAAACGGCAGATTATTGCTGTCCCGAATTTACTTTGCAAGTTTTGTTCAGAAGAAAGCTCTGCTTCCGTAGAACACCCTCGCCCCCTCCTTCTTcacctgctgctgcggctggaTGTGGATCACCTTGTTGCTGCCAGGCTTCTCCTCCTTCTGGACGACGACACCGTCAAGCTCCAACGGCAGCTGCACCTTGGCCAGCGACTCGCTGAACTGCTGCATGCTCTTCACGTACATCTCCATGATCTGCCGCTGCATAGCGCTCTGCTCGGCCTCCATGTCGATGTCGATGTCCCCCAGCGGCGACTTGAACACGTCGCTGGCCTTGTGCCCGCTGCAGGACGTCGGTGTGTCCGGCGAGCGGCAGGACATGGGCACCGTGGTGGCCTTGTCGGCGTCGGCGACCGGCTTCTCTACCGCCCCGGCGGAAGCAGAGATCACCCTGTCGTCGCTGACCGTGCTGGTCGTCGTCGAGGCGTTCTTGCTGCCGTCTTCCGATGACGCTGCCTTCTCCCCGCGCGGGCTCGTGCTCATCTCGGCGTCCTCCATGgtctccggcggccgcggcgtctcCCCGAGGCGCAAGAACGGGAGGTACTGCACGGCCATGGCTTGGTTTTCTTGGTCCACCTTAAGGTCATCGAACTGGATCCTTGAGTAGTCAACGGGTGGCACGGGCTCGAGGATGACCACCTCCGATGCGATGGACGACTCGGCGCCGCGCTCCGGTGGCGGGCAGGCGTCGCCGGGGATCCCGGAGTGGAGGGCGAGGGAGAGGCGTATGGTCCCCGCGGGCGAGTGGAAGAGGTCGGTGGACGAGAGCTCGAAGTCCCGGTCGAGGCGCGCGCCGtcggcggccgcgacggcggcgagcgggacgAGCGCGAAGCCGAGGAGCTGGTCGTCGAGCATCCGCTTAGCGCAGCTGCGCATCCAGACCTCGCACTTGAGCACGTCTACGGCGACCCTCCCGGGCCGGACGCGCAGCGGCGGGAGGCGCTCGTCGAAGCGCGGgctggcgccgcccgccgccgcgacgcgcgTGGAGAGCGCCGGGGCGTGGTCGGGCGCCGAGGTGAGCGCGAACCTGGCGTACACGTCCTGGTCGGCGTAGATGCAGATGTTGTGGATGCCGCGCGCGTGGTGCACGTAGATGTCTAGCAGGCAGGggacctccagctccagctcctgctcctgctcggcctggctgctgctgctgctctcggCCTCTGCTCCTCCGCCTTCGTCCGGCCGGCGGTACcgcaacctcgccgccgactCCATCATACACAGGATGCCGTTTCGGATGATCCTGGCCTGGTAATTGAATTGGAGACAGACAGAATGGATCACATGAAAGCTCAACTCAAAGGATTGCAACAGTAGCAGACATGAAGCGTATGAACAGGGCAGCAAGAATGTTCTACTACTCACAGTTAGAGAGATATCTGTTCTGAggttggaagaagaagaagaagaagaagagccaaaTGTTGGGTTGGTGCCTTGACGAGAGAGATGCAAGCTAGGCACACACAAAGGTTGTTAGCTTGCAAGAGTAGTGGTAGATGCAGAGGCGGGGTGTGTGGTTTGCACGCGAGGGCATGGCATGGTGGTGGAGTGGCCGGTAGTGGTTGAGCGCAAGAGGAAACCCTTGTGCGTCTGGTTTAGGGCGATGCCTTGCTTCCACACCACCAGGACAGGAGCAGGTCCAGTCCGATGTGTATGGACGTGTCTGTACAAGCATGTCTTTATCTACAGAGACAGATCGGCAGGCAACGCGGGCTCCAGAAGCCTGGGTCGTAACTTGTAGCAGCAAGAAGCACAGGGACATTGTTCCCTTGTTGCtagggccgtgtttagttgacttctgtaaaatttttgaaatgacgttattctatatttgaagtactaaacatagactaattataaaaataattacagaattcATCATTAGATGttttttactgtagcattattgtagcaatttagtgtctaattacagcttaattaggttcattagattcgtctcgcgatttacaggcagcaattgtaatgtgttttttatttcgtctagatttaagtctccatgcaatgcatgtgccggatttttttttgaaattttgatttttggaactaaacacggcttaGGTTTGCTTGTTGTTGTGTTCTTGCAATTGCAACAGCTGCTGCTGCGCCCTTCCAAAAGTTAGGGGAGGAGTAGGTGACGAAGAAAACTGGGGATGCTCTCTCTGTCTctgctctctctcacacacagagagagaccATCTATCAGAATCAGACCACATGAGAAGATGTTTGGCCTAGGTACGGGAGATTGTGAGAGGAGAGGCCCCCAAGTCCCCAACCACCCACCCCTACCCCTAGTAGCAGGTAGTAGTGCACGCTGCATCTGGGCTACAGCACACACCACCATCAGCTTGAAGGAGCTCTTGTTTTCCTGGCTCCTTGTCCACACGCTCACATCGGCTTCACTATCATCgccaagctagctagctgcatatatgtgtgtgtgtttatTTACAAGAGATGCTTCATGGCTGCatgcattttttttagaaaagagaaattttattgatttcaagcacaatacatCAAGACAATGCATCGTCTTGAAATTTTTCCGACCTCTTACTAAAACAACACACAGCCTAAAAAGAGTTTGATATAGATCATGGCTGCATGCATGATAAACAATAATTGAATTCTTATATGATTATATAGCGTCTCTGTTGATGCGAGCGTGGATCGACAGCAGTGTTTATTAAAACGACGACTCGATCAAGATCTTGGAGAATTCAGCAATTAATCATTCATCAGCAGCATATATAATATAGCTGAAAAAtaaggttgctgctgctgctgcaagtaACATCATCCTAGCTATATGATATGATATCAACTTCAGCCTCACACAAAGTTGTTGAGACCCAAAAGTTAGCTTCCTAGGAAAGTATATAGCTAGCTCATATATTCTTTCAGTTGCAGCTAGTAGCATACACGAGAGACTTTTCTAAAATGAGCAACGAACTGGGTCCAAACCATAACCAACCATGCGTGGCAATGGCATGTGGATTTCCACACTGGCCTTCTAGAAGGAAGCTAGTATCACACTAGCACCAGGTCTCTCGTCTTGGTGTGGCAACTTGCTGCCTGGGATCAGCGACCACCAACCATGTCCGGCGGCAGAGCGGCGACGACTCCGGCACAAGGGCCGCACGTAGGCTAGCTGCTGGTCGGTATTGCGATTGAAATTACCACTAAGCTAGCTAGTGCGTGCGTTgaaaggaagggagggagaCAGGAACACAAGGACGGACATGCAACTAGGGGCCAGGATTTTCTTGAGGCAAGAATGAAGAAGGGCGAGGCGAGTGGCGTAGAGACCGAGCGGTCGCGTGCTTTTTGTCAACCCGATTGGCTAGCTGGAGCACACTTGGTGATTAAACATGGAAAGGGAAGGGCACCCAACCCACCACCAACCGCCGACGAGAGTCTCAGGAGGAGCATCATCTATATATCGTCCACACCACACACGAACACGATGGAGGtgacagatttttttttaaaaagatctTATTTATTTAGTGAGTGCGTGGTTGCACATAAAGAAAAAATCAGATAGATGTGGCACATGCATCCACGCTGCCGTCACCGAATTCGTGGTGCTAAACTCTGATGACGCTACAATGCTTTTGCTCTACTCCTTTTCCAGAGAACGACTTTGTGCTTCTTGATTGAACTACCACCAGTCGCTTCTGCCCTCCACCACCATCCCCTGTGATTTCATCAGGTAAAGGTGGCAAGATCGCCTGTGACGCCAACTCGTCACGAGTAAATAAAAGATCTTGTTATTAGAGGACACCATGTGTGTATAAGTACCTGAAAGTTGTGCATACGACACGCTCAAAACAAGGGAGTAAAGCCAAAAAAAATTAGGCCTCCCTTAAACTCATTGGAATCCACCTTTTTGAGATTAATATTTGAACCGCACCGATTCTTTTAGCATGCATCACTGTTTCAGTGTTTTTTTGGGGGACTCACTGTTGCAGTGGTTGGGGGTGGTTCGTTCGCTATAGTCCTTTAGAGCAAACTCCAGTAGGGATACTATATGGGTTGTCATCTCCATATTTGCTCGGTGGGTGTAAAAAATTGATCTCCAGCAGGCCTTCAAATAGGCTATCATTTTGGTAGACCTTTCAAATTACTCCCC contains:
- the LOC120709275 gene encoding uncharacterized protein LOC120709275, with the protein product MMESAARLRYRRPDEGGGAEAESSSSSQAEQEQELELEVPCLLDIYVHHARGIHNICIYADQDVYARFALTSAPDHAPALSTRVAAAGGASPRFDERLPPLRVRPGRVAVDVLKCEVWMRSCAKRMLDDQLLGFALVPLAAVAAADGARLDRDFELSSTDLFHSPAGTIRLSLALHSGIPGDACPPPERGAESSIASEVVILEPVPPVDYSRIQFDDLKVDQENQAMAVQYLPFLRLGETPRPPETMEDAEMSTSPRGEKAASSEDGSKNASTTTSTVSDDRVISASAGAVEKPVADADKATTVPMSCRSPDTPTSCSGHKASDVFKSPLGDIDIDMEAEQSAMQRQIMEMYVKSMQQFSESLAKVQLPLELDGVVVQKEEKPGSNKVIHIQPQQQVKKEGARVFYGSRAFF